A region of the Leeuwenhoekiella sp. MAR_2009_132 genome:
GGAGTAGTTTTTCCTTCGTTTAAAGCTTCAAGAAGTAGCGGTAGTTTTGCTTTTATTTTAGGGTCTGAGTAAAAATTATCTTTAAGGGTATTTTCTATAGTGTTTTTTAACCAGTAGGTGTTTTGCTTTTTACGGTTGGTTTCAAAATAACCGTTTTCATTTACAAGTTTTATATAATTAGAAATTGTTTCCCAGATTTCTTCTATACCTTCATTTTGTAAGGCACTGCAACGTTTCACTTTTGGAGACCATTCACTTTCTTTAGCGGGATAAAGGTGTAGAGCTTTTGCAAATGCACTGGCAGCAAGTTTGGCTGCATTTTTATTGTCGCCGTCTGCTTTATTAATAACCAGAAGATCTGCCATTTCCATTATTCCGCGTTTAATGCCTTGCAGTTCGTCACCGGCTCCTGCTAATTTTAGTAACAGGAAAAAATCGGTCATCGCGTGAACAGCGGTTTCACTTTGTCCCACGCCCACTGTCTCAATAAGAATAACCTCATATCTGGCAGCTTCACAAAGTATTATAGCTTCGCGGGTTTTGCGGGCAACTCCTCCCAGAGAATCTCCTGCAGCAGATGGTCTTATAAATGCACGTTCATTTACAGATAAGGTTTCCATTCGGGTTTTGTCACCCAGAATACTTCCGTGGCTAATGCTGCTACTAGGGTCAATTGCCAGAACGGCAATCTTTTTACC
Encoded here:
- the meaB gene encoding methylmalonyl Co-A mutase-associated GTPase MeaB, with protein sequence MSKKTNHIDSTSANTIIAKRRNLPDAQQLITQICSGNTTALSRSITLVESTAARHQAIAQEILTGCLPHANKSIRIGITGVPGVGKSTFIEALGHHLTQQGKKIAVLAIDPSSSISHGSILGDKTRMETLSVNERAFIRPSAAGDSLGGVARKTREAIILCEAARYEVILIETVGVGQSETAVHAMTDFFLLLKLAGAGDELQGIKRGIMEMADLLVINKADGDNKNAAKLAASAFAKALHLYPAKESEWSPKVKRCSALQNEGIEEIWETISNYIKLVNENGYFETNRKKQNTYWLKNTIENTLKDNFYSDPKIKAKLPLLLEALNEGKTTPFQAAQELLKKV